The sequence below is a genomic window from Acanthopagrus latus isolate v.2019 chromosome 12, fAcaLat1.1, whole genome shotgun sequence.
TGCGCCGAACATCGAACCATGTCGATCGAATTCGATGCCGGATCgatttttaagctctttcacaCCCGgactgcaacttttttttcccccctcctcctctacctcttcttcttcttcttcttcttcttcttcttcttcttcttcttcttcttcttcttctctgcagcagacttAAGATGTCAGGATGcagaaccagaacagaacccaatatctctctctctctctctctctctaccatGACAGCCAAcatgtcggtgtgtgtgtgtgtgtgtgtgtgtgtgtgtgtgtgtgtgtgtgtgtgtgtgtgtgtgtgtgtgtgtgtgaggcggAGGACGGAGGGGAGATGTATCgcctcacagatcagctgttgcatcAGCACcacttttattttggggggactctctctctttctctctctgtctgtctgctgttttgtcCTCACATTCCTGTGTCAATAAAGTTTTCCTATcgcatcaaacacacacactcactcagctcctgtcagaagaagaagaggaagaaaaaaaaaaagtttgcatcacagcagcagcagcagcagcagcagtagagatGGAGCGACCCCCTCCTCTGGCTCTCttacctctctcctctcctatcAAGGTGTCGTAGTGGTGCAGGTACTCCACCTCCTCGGTGTAGTTCTGGGTGTAAGCCGTGTTCGCCCCGGCGTTCCTCGACTCGGTCCACCGGACCTTGGCGACTCCCCGCGCCGTTATGTCCAGGCTCTTGACGCGCACGTCCCCGGTCACCTCCACCACCACGCGCCCCGACACCAGGTCCCCGCCGGAGAACACCGGCAGGTTGTTCTCGTTCAGGCTGTCAAAGTAGATGGCCAGGGCCCGCACTTTGCCCAGCAccatgatgaagaggaggaggatgaaggacagtaatagtgatgatgatgatgatgatgatggtagtAAAAGAGGAGTCTGCGGAGGAAGGAGAAGTTGTGAGGAGAGCGCAGGTACATGCGCCTTAGCTCCGGGCCCCCCGCGCAGAGCCGGGTGTGCGGCCGAGTCCGCGACGCTTCATCTGGGGTGAGACGCTCCGCTGATGGGCCGCTGCAGCTCTGCCGGCTGGCCGCTTCTCCGCCCGCTCTGCTcggtctgtctcctctctctgctgccctcctcctccagccgcGCCGCTCTTAAAGCCTCCGTgcgcaaaaaacaaaaaaaccaaaaccttcACTGAGCATGTGCGCACAGACCGGCcggcctgcacacacacacacacacacacacacacacacacacacacacacacacacacacacacacacacacacacgacttgtctccacatgttttcatttcacatttctcttaaaaacagatttatgaattgtttctaaaaaaaaaaaaaaaaaaaaaaaagtttcctttaATTTGGTgccagtgatgaaatgtaactaaagtacatttttactCAGCTACTGTAGTTTCACAGGTAAAAAATACCTCCTGAAGTAAGAGGAAACAAATGTAGAGAAACAAAAGTACCTTCTGTATTTTTAGTATTTCCATATAACGCAAACTTTTTCTAttataaaatgtaatgaagtacatttactcagctACTGTGGAACTCAGAAGCACCTCAGGTAGGAACTAAAAGTTTAGTACCCAAGAAACAGAAGTAccctctgaattttgaggtacttctgAGTATTTCCATATAATGTGAAGTTTTACTCGGTAataaaatgtaactaaatacatatAAGTATTatataaagtacatttactcagctACTGTATAATTCAGAAGTACTTCACCTCCGAGTAAAGTACCTCAAGTAGAATTTACAAGTACAGTACTCTCTGAATTCTGAGCTACTTCTGAGTATTTTCTATGCAATACGATGTTTTACTCAGCGAtcaaatgtaactaagtacatttactcagttaCTGTATAATTCTGAGGTACTTCGCCGCTGAGAAAAATACCGGGAGTAGAATTTGAGTCTGAATTCTGAGATACTTCCGAGTATTTTCTGTATAATGTGGACTAAAATGAGTTAAAGTTACATTACTTGTATCTGCACTGgatcacaacacaaacaccagaacCACATCAGAACCTGCAGACCCAGTAGAAGAGACCTCAGTGGgataaatattatattttaatataatataataatgtgtTGAGTGATttgagtgatgatgatgatgatgatggtgatgatgaagtcTACGGGGCCCTCTAGTGGACAAAACTGTGCTGCGCAACATGCAGAGAGTGAGGACAGTGAAGGCATCACGCACAATTTGCGACTTCTAACTGGATAAAATTGATTATTTCGTGTCCTCCTTCAGATTTTGGACTATCGACACGCTTCCCCCATCTTCCCATCACCGTCTCAGTCTTCACAGaatcaccagcttcatcacctcatcCGTCTCAGAGGAGGcatccacctccatcaccaGGGTCTGGACTCCATGTTGGGGAttcttcttgctgctgctgaagttcaGGACAGAAGCTCTTCGATCACAAAACCCCCCAAACTTTCAGGTAAAACTCAATCATCGCATCATCTcctgtaaaatatgttttctttacctCAATCTAGTTTCTCCTGATTGAACTGTTGTATTGCACTGAGAAGCAAAATGGTACCAGGATTTCACAGATGAAAAGTAACTGAAAGTTaattaattgactgacttcTGGCACAAATTGTCACTcaaattataaagaaatgtgtgttttcctttgacTCTGATCCAGAAATCTCCTGACCAGACTTTCCAGTTTTATTCCTGTCTGAGTggtttgttaaaataaaatccatCGCTGGATTTAAAGACCATTTTGTTCCTAAAAACATGGTGAAAATAAATTTTCTTTGGCTGTTgattgtcatttcctgttttattttgaagttctaCCCTCACgtgtcttgttttgcttttaatttcctccctttgtttgTCAGTCAGCCGCTGAGAGTTTGCACCTGATCTgtacttcacttttttttaaatatacttttattttaagcttttggtgtttctgttttgtattcgggtgtttttcttgtctttgagTGTCTTGTATTTAGGTCAATTGTCCGTATTTTCTGATTCATATACGTGTCATTATAAAAGAGACGTCTGTAAAAGTGCAAACAAGGTCGACTCTGACTCTTTCTGTGATGAACTTTTGATCCATGGCCAATCAGAAGACGTCAAACAAAGCAGCCAAGCCAAGAAAACCTGGTAGAGAAGCTTGTTTTAAGATATACTCATGTATCTGTGTACAGAGAAGTATTCACAGTctatatttattaatacatctCATTTTGGCCCTGACAACCCTCCATACATTTCGTGGTGATACCTGCTCATCTGTGCATAACTTTAACGATATAAAACACGAGAGGCACGTGGATCTGTGtagaaatatattttctcaGACAAATGCTACACAGTCGTTACAGTCGGTGCTGCATTTGACTTCGGTACAATGGCAGTATTACTCACCAGCAGAAAATACCCATGATGCAacggggaaacaaaaaaaaaacaaaacagataatgTGCAAAAAATGACCGCATATGACAGCATATTCTAACTGTAACACAgggtttttgtctctctttacCTGGAGCTCAGGTGGATCTGGACATCACACACAAGCCACAGACGCATTAGATGaactttttcacattcagtttcCATAAATGCACTTTGCATATTATTTATGTTGtcatgcaataaaaacacttttgacACACACGGATGAGACGGCGTACGCAGACATGCAGGAAAAATCGCAACCCccgaaataaaacaaaaaacaaaaagcttccaCGTGTTTAAATATTCAGATATTATAAAGCACGGAagagataaaataaacacacgcCGACCGTCTGACTGTACACGACACACTCATGTTGTttagaggaaacacagagaaaatgaaaataaacaagatgaaGTGAGAACGAGGACAAACGTAAAGAAACTGCAGCTGAGATGAGATATCAAGATTTTCCACATAAACGTTAAATATTCATGGAGGTTTTAAAATGcccaaatttaaaaaagtaaaataatataaaCGTTGATTTAATGTTGTTCCCTTTTTCTGTTCATATTTATAATAAAATTCTATGTTAAAAGGACAATTATTTGTCCATTTGTCTTTAATAACTGGTTTATTGTAATTGCAGCACAGACctatgtgacatcatcacagttattCTCTTAGTTTCTGAAACTCCGTCCAGATCGTTTACAAGATTTTTCGCAGGCTGAGTCGCACAAGAACGGCTGCGTAAAAAGATTTGGAATGTCCCTTTAACCTCAAAATCACAATATCAAGGAGAACTAATGTCATAGAGTGAAAAACTGATGAGTCGTTGATATTTTCACTGACCACATGAAGGAGCAGCCCATGATTTCAACATGTTACGAGTCCGTTTGATTTGAGCGGGTCGGTTCGTGACAGTGGCAGAAAACAACATGCGGCTCTATCGTCGACGCAACGTCGGACACCGATCGACACACTTGAgtacaaaaacagcacagaaatgCTTAGTGTTAGAGATGCAACGACTCCATGCAACAGTAACACGCTTCATACATGCACACTCCGTAACACACACGTGTACATTCATTATATATATGTTTGGGTTCATCCTGTGTGACGAGTGCTGTTacaggaaataataataaaaacaaacaaacaaacaaaaaaaaaaaagctgaagattttCTTTATgagatttagaaaataaatctttccacggtaacaaaacagaaaaaaaaaacgaaaaaaaaaaactcaacgGTTACAACTTCTCAAAATATacaagaaatatataaataacataGTTTACAGTGTTTACAGAGGGAGTGTTTACAGGAGCAGCTAACTCGGGTTGGTCCTCCTGCGTTTGTTGGGACTTTGTCCGGGGTCGACCTTCAGCTCGCGATACTGCATCTGTacgtcaacacacacacgtaaaaaacacacacagtcaggtagaaacaaacacacaaattagaTCATGATGACAGATTTAAAGTACCTGCTGCTAACACGGCAGCCATGTTGTTTGCTTAAAGGATAACTTTAACACATaaaagtgtgttaacaggtgTTGGGGAAGTAAATGAAAAAGCAGTTTAAGgccttttgttgctccagaggaagctgcatgtaatctgattaactgcttccagtgatgtcactcagtggtgcagttgcatcgtgggtaatgtaggcgcaCTTGGCAAGTTTGTTGTTGAGGACGGGCAGTGTTTAATATggacatttagaaaaaaaagcgACTTTACTGACTGAAGGTTGGCTCACACGTGTGATCTCATGGGtaagcagacgtaaacaaaatggaggtgAGCACggtgcaacaacttgctgtagttacatgttgtggtgagaaataaacaaacgcAGAGGGTTAAACAAGTCTGGCGGAGTGGAAAGACGTGGTCAACGCAGGTTTTTCTACTCTTCCTCGAGAACTGAGGGGGAGATTTTACATCTCTGTCATCAGTcgtatgctagctaacattagcctaaAGGGCTAGACTGTTTACTGTTGCTTGGCAGGACCATTAACTACTCTTCATGTTCAGGAGGCTTCAGACAAGATCTGTTAGTATTTCTCCTAACCATGTTTTCCTTCCTGCATTACAAACTCTACACGAGTCTCTCACCACTTGAACATCAGACGGCACTCTGGAGAGAAAGTCGAGAAGCTCGTTGTTGTCAATCATGTACGGATCCCGAAGCTTCTTGGTGAACTTAttcacacctgcagagagaaaaaaaaaaaagagatcagtTTGGATTCAACGTCACATATTCTTCAACTGTACgaactaaaaataaaaagcaggacTCACCCCAAGCCAGCACAAGGTACCGAAGAGGAATGAGGTAGAGCAGAACTGTGGCCGAACATAAGGCAGTGATTGCCAACCAGCTGAGAAAAGGCACTGTCCAGTTAAAGGTGCTGCAGAGGAACAAGAGCACACAACTGCCTGTTAACCGACTCATCCTTTCATGAGACTGTAAATGAGAGATTTTAGTAATCGTGTTCTCGGTGATACGCACTTCTTTATCCTCTCTCCGTGCGACGCCACCTCGTCCAGAGCGCTCTGCACACTGATGAACACGTCCTGGATGGCGTACAGTTTATCCATGAAGCCCTTGTGCTCCGACTcctgacaggaaggagagaaggatcAGTGTTTCTGTATCTTCACGTCAATATGATGACGAACAGCAATGAGACGACTCTACCTTGTCCTCTTTATCCTCCTCATCGTCTTCCCATTCAAACATGGCCTCCATcgactgcagcaggaaaaaggaATCAATAAACGTTTGACAGTTTGAAAGATAaagttcattaaaaaatgatcagtgtttttttcttgtttgctcACCATGTCAGATGTGtccctgctggaggaggagaagaagtagttccacaccagcagcagcaggagacccAGCGGCAACATGTAGAGCTCGAAGTTCCACACGACCACCACGAACAGCTGGGAACAAGATTCAAGAGTGACGTCGCCGGCTGCTCCTCGTTCGTCTAACACGTCTCCTCATTTCTTTTACATGTTCTAGACTAAATGAATAACTAGAATCTTGTGGCAATTGAGTATCATAGCAGTCTAATCAGCCGTGTCGTCCAATCAGATGGCCAATAAAGAAGGGTGTCGGATTGATGAAGGACTCGCTCCTCAGAGAAGCAATAAAGGAAGTAATTCGTCCTTTATGAGGGGATGAGATCGATATCCAGGTCAGCCGAGCAGCAAGGAGACGTGACATAAAgtgacaggtgtgtgtctgtgtgtttcatacCACAAAGGAGATGATGCTCCTCTGTGCAGACTCCCATTCAAAGCAGCTGTTGATGTACGTCCCGTAGCTGATAAGGACCATGATGCACCTCTTCACGCGGTTAAAGTTCTGCTGCAGCAactgaaagacacaaatacCGACCAGTTATTAGTTACACGTCTTCGTTCATGTTGTCATGATTATCGCTCGTCCTCGACACACCTGCTTGGAGACTTTTGGTTCTTCCTCGATGTATTTCTGCTCTGCGGGGACGACGGTCCTCAGAGCGGCTTTaacctgaagacaaaaacacacatttaaagctgGTCGTGCTTTCTAAATGTGGTGGAGTGTAAGAAGAAAGCGGCTTAAAATAGAACCGTGTAAATGTACTTGTTTActctcacacagctcacagagACACTCACGGTGTTGTAGATGACGTCGATCTCCAGGTAGATGACTCCTTTGGTCGGACCGGTCAGCTCCTTATTTTTCAACACGTAGCTCTTCTGCTCGCCGTTACGGACCTGTCGGATCGCAAACACACAGCGTTAGAAAACAGACTTAAGTAAGGTgagacactacaggtgaaaaaacacatctaggtttttattttagtgtcagatttctgttctgtgcatATTTAATAAGGTAGTTTcctgatattttatgtttaaaagtaCAGTGTGTAATATGTAGTGGCATCTAGCAGAACAGATTCagcagaaatggaataaaatattcataagtAGGTTTTATTTAGTGTATGATCACCTGAaaacaacctgagaatgagcCGTTTCTATCTACGTAGCAAGCGGAGGTTGCCATGTTGCAgcgccatgtttctacagtagcccagaacggACAGACCAGTTACTAATGAgggccttttttaaattttgtggGCAGCCATTCGAAATGCCGCCACTTAAAGGTTAAATATTAGCACAACGCAGGCTCAGTATGTGCCTCTCGGAGAGCTGGTGGCAACGTAGGGTTTGAAAGATTTATCTAGATTTACAGTTTTACTTGTCTGTTGCAGTAAGATGACAGTTATTTAGCTATAACCTGTAgttttatagactaaataacTGAATAGATCTTCACCTCATCACTTGAATAAGTAGAAAAACtctgtattttacttttttaatcttAACAAACCTTTGGGACTGTTTTATGTCTACCTGGAGagaaataaaccagaaaaaacacatcGATCCAAAGTGAGTTAATCTTTGTTTAGTGATGcaactttcattttgtgttgattctggcgcccccgGTGGAAACAGCCAGTATGACTTTCAGCAGACCACTGAGTTAAATGAGCGCATACTCTTCTATCATTCCACATATCTGTCTccattatatatataaacttgAAATACAGTATTAGGATATATTTATACAccttgtgtttatgttgttgcaCTCACATGTAATAATGGAATGGCCACTTTCCCCAGGAAGTCGGCgctcctgtctctgtcctcGTCAAACACGGTCACCTCCAACACTGAGTGGATGTCTTTCACATTActgagaagacaaagacagaccaGGCTGACTTAATAGAGATAGATTAAtgtgcatatacagtatacagtatatttcatATATTGGGCTCCATTatgtggagaaagaaacaggTAACTGTGGCCTGACAGTCACTCACAAGGTGAAGACTTTGTTCCACTCTGGATTGAGGTTcttgtaaactgtgtgtgtctgtagtcGGTCGTTATTCAGCTCCAACACGCAGAACGGATCGCTCTTACCTGAGAAACAGTGAAGAAGACACTttaagggacagttcacccagaaTGTTTAaatcatctactcaccctcagCCTCaaaacatttccggagcttcaccgcaaaacagtgtttcaggaTTTTTCAAAACTAATGAAGTAGCTGGAAACTTGttttcaaaagggaaaaaaatataaaatggctccacacagaaGCCCTAAGATCCTAAACTGGTGTAAATAACGTATTTTCtaatcaatttgggattttctcatacatattttaaaacaaatctccaaAGTCTACCTCTGTTgaaagctgtgaagctccagaaatgtttggtggactaCGAAACATCATGAGGAGACAGATGAGGAGATAATCCcctgagtttttgtttttgtgttaccTTTCACTATCACATCaagtataaagtaaaataaaggaGAGATAAATTAGATGCATTAGAGAGATGTTTATGTTACCGTTTACGTCTGCAGCCATGAGTCCTTCTGCTCTCATCACCTTCACCTGCACGATGCCAACGTCTTTCAGGTTAGAGAGCGACTTCATCACACGCTgagggaaaaaacagaaatatgttaTTCATGCTGCAGtgttctgttgattatttcagTAGATATTCCCTGTGACTAACCCTTcctattattttattgtgtgttcaGTAATGTGGCCTCCTGAGTGAGACGCCACCCAGCTCATTTCCTGAATGATATCCTGTTAGAAAAACCTCTTTCCATTTCACAAAGACGGAAAACAGGCTCTTTTTCTGACTGCATTAGAGATACTGCTCACATATCGTTTGAGTATCTCCGCACGCTCCTGCGGGTCGTCCAGCGGCGTGACAGACAGGTCGGCGATGGAGACGTGAGCCGAGGCCGTCAGCGTGACCAGCAGCACCACGAAGCCCCGGGACTCCTCCAGCGGCAGCTCCAGGTGATGAGTTTGCTCCTTGGACAGCGTGGAGAGATCCAACTGGCAGCTGGGcaacaaagacagcaaacacaataAGCTAATGAGCTACAAAAGTAACTAAGtatgtttactcaagtacaaaaTCCTTCAGGAGGTTCTAGGGGTCATTGAGGAGGTTCTAATGTTCCCTTAAGACGTCCGAATGGATATTGAGGAGATTCTAGAGGTCTTTAACTGACCGTCCAATGAAGTCGTCTCTCCTCCCGGTGTCTCTGTCCCACACTGTGATCTCCAACactcctcccgtctcttcaTACAGATGGAGGTCAAACTGTTCCCTCCACTGTGGACTCAAGGTCTTTGGCAccgtctgcacacacacacacatggattaCAGTAACATGCTCTTAATTTGAAGGAGCACAAGCCCTCCAAACTAAAAGTCTGTCCTGAGTAAACCAGCGA
It includes:
- the mctp1b gene encoding multiple C2 and transmembrane domain-containing protein 1 isoform X3 — encoded protein: MERSEGGDYESSSSQQQNTMWKQFQAKAKPLLSPKLGSRDPEEKKERGGWMFKKMKRKENVALDRVISSSQPDLLFSSSQVDPEAKEAQLCGKAAGSGSGLGRERLLSSKHQSASPNKPTLAHLVQSHHKSSSLGSACLERLAEAPGGSSGSSGDGEAATSAAAAGAQQEGKDEQQPGMGAPCASGVTPDRSIHSSGMYKLEIELKRGHNLAVRDRGGSSDPYVKFKLAGKEVFRSKTIHKNLNPVWDEKTTLILDCLSEPLYVKVFDYDFGLQDDFMGSAYLYLESLEQQRTIPVTLVLKDPQLPDQDLGSLELSVTLTPKDSPLEERRDSTQQSLRLSELHRKSQLWRGIVSIALIEGRNLIPMDPNGLSDPYVKFRLGPQKYRSKTVPKTLSPQWREQFDLHLYEETGGVLEITVWDRDTGRRDDFIGRCQLDLSTLSKEQTHHLELPLEESRGFVVLLVTLTASAHVSIADLSVTPLDDPQERAEILKRYRVMKSLSNLKDVGIVQVKVMRAEGLMAADVNGKSDPFCVLELNNDRLQTHTVYKNLNPEWNKVFTFNVKDIHSVLEVTVFDEDRDRSADFLGKVAIPLLHVRNGEQKSYVLKNKELTGPTKGVIYLEIDVIYNTVKAALRTVVPAEQKYIEEEPKVSKQLLQQNFNRVKRCIMVLISYGTYINSCFEWESAQRSIISFVLFVVVVWNFELYMLPLGLLLLLVWNYFFSSSSRDTSDMSMEAMFEWEDDEEDKEDKESEHKGFMDKLYAIQDVFISVQSALDEVASHGERIKNTFNWTVPFLSWLAITALCSATVLLYLIPLRYLVLAWGVNKFTKKLRDPYMIDNNELLDFLSRVPSDVQVMQYRELKVDPGQSPNKRRRTNPS
- the mctp1b gene encoding multiple C2 and transmembrane domain-containing protein 1 isoform X2; this translates as MERSEGGDYESSSSQQQNTMWKQFQAKAKPLLSPKLGSRDPEEKKERGGWMFKKMKRKENVALDRVISSSQPDLLFSSSQVDPEAKEAQLCGKAAGSGSGLGRERLLSSKHQSASPNKPTLAHLVQSHHKSSSLGSACLERLAEAPGGSSGSSGDGEAATSAAAAGAQQEGKDEQQPGMGAPCASGVTPDRSIHSSGMYKLEIELKRGHNLAVRDRGGSSDPYVKFKLAGKEVFRSKTIHKNLNPVWDEKTTLILDCLSEPLYVKVFDYDFGLQDDFMGSAYLYLESLEQQRTIPVTLVLKDPQLPDQDLGSLELSVTLTPKDSPLEERRDSTTMLLRRSWKRSTKQQSLRLSELHRKSQLWRGIVSIALIEGRNLIPMDPNGLSDPYVKFRLGPQKYRSKTVPKTLSPQWREQFDLHLYEETGGVLEITVWDRDTGRRDDFIGRCQLDLSTLSKEQTHHLELPLEESRGFVVLLVTLTASAHVSIADLSVTPLDDPQERAEILKRYRVMKSLSNLKDVGIVQVKVMRAEGLMAADVNGKSDPFCVLELNNDRLQTHTVYKNLNPEWNKVFTFNVKDIHSVLEVTVFDEDRDRSADFLGKVAIPLLHVRNGEQKSYVLKNKELTGPTKGVIYLEIDVIYNTVKAALRTVVPAEQKYIEEEPKVSKQLLQQNFNRVKRCIMVLISYGTYINSCFEWESAQRSIISFVLFVVVVWNFELYMLPLGLLLLLVWNYFFSSSSRDTSDMSMEAMFEWEDDEEDKEDKESEHKGFMDKLYAIQDVFISVQSALDEVASHGERIKNTFNWTVPFLSWLAITALCSATVLLYLIPLRYLVLAWGVNKFTKKLRDPYMIDNNELLDFLSRVPSDVQVMQYRELKVDPGQSPNKRRRTNPS
- the mctp1b gene encoding multiple C2 and transmembrane domain-containing protein 1 isoform X1, with translation MERSEGGDYESSSSQQQNTMWKQFQAKAKPLLSPKLGSRDPEEKKERGGWMFKKMKRKENVALDRVISSSQPDLLFSSSQVDPEAKEAQLCGKAAGSGSGLGRERLLSSKHQSASPNKPTLAHLVQSHHKSSSLGSACLERLAEAPGGSSGSSGDGEAATSAAAAGAQQEGKDEQQPGMGAPCASGVTPDRSIHSSGMYKLEIELKRGHNLAVRDRGGSSDPYVKFKLAGKEVFRSKTIHKNLNPVWDEKTTLILDCLSEPLYVKVFDYDFGLQDDFMGSAYLYLESLEQQRTIPVTLVLKDPQLPDQDLGSLELSVTLTPKDSPLEERRDSTQNDIRTYRWKPYVNKTMLLRRSWKRSTKQQSLRLSELHRKSQLWRGIVSIALIEGRNLIPMDPNGLSDPYVKFRLGPQKYRSKTVPKTLSPQWREQFDLHLYEETGGVLEITVWDRDTGRRDDFIGRCQLDLSTLSKEQTHHLELPLEESRGFVVLLVTLTASAHVSIADLSVTPLDDPQERAEILKRYRVMKSLSNLKDVGIVQVKVMRAEGLMAADVNGKSDPFCVLELNNDRLQTHTVYKNLNPEWNKVFTFNVKDIHSVLEVTVFDEDRDRSADFLGKVAIPLLHVRNGEQKSYVLKNKELTGPTKGVIYLEIDVIYNTVKAALRTVVPAEQKYIEEEPKVSKQLLQQNFNRVKRCIMVLISYGTYINSCFEWESAQRSIISFVLFVVVVWNFELYMLPLGLLLLLVWNYFFSSSSRDTSDMSMEAMFEWEDDEEDKEDKESEHKGFMDKLYAIQDVFISVQSALDEVASHGERIKNTFNWTVPFLSWLAITALCSATVLLYLIPLRYLVLAWGVNKFTKKLRDPYMIDNNELLDFLSRVPSDVQVMQYRELKVDPGQSPNKRRRTNPS